Proteins from one Deltaproteobacteria bacterium genomic window:
- a CDS encoding serine/threonine-protein kinase → MNEQDPSRLGPYRLLRPLGAGGMGEVHLAERIGAAGVAKKVVVKRIKGLRASDALARERFVNEARIAMRLDHPNVVQVFDFGQEEAENGELYLVMEWIDGPSLFELWRAARQQGERIPFGISVFVVRGLLAGLHFAHEQLDEAGRRLGIVHRDVSPQNVLLDRSGQVKLTDFGIARARDVVSRTRPGMVRGKLVYFSPEQLSHGAVDRRTDVFAAGAVLYQLLTGSLPVKGEPETVRRLILEGGWAPASMVEPELPAELQAILERAMARDPAERFPTAEAFGAALEGWLGDAGLPVSEEDLADYLCWIDRESAPEGLARLPEGYAEAMAHWSREVPGQREDPDLGTAALPLPGQRGATGSRPAAAPARPWRPILAGLALLLGLAGLAGWWAGPAREPPGEALPEAPRGPPAPEPLPHGPSPRPAPPPATPPPAGPRLSDEEGRPILRQPGTDSLLPEGGERILLHSALSIDPATLPWVWLPLPGGSPTRLSVEGEVSLGGVVPRRLHTVLVRVERGRTGQLLLLRPGAPLELKGPGRVGLAICDPMGIDDNTGTLVVEARRGKQKRRYNVDPRRNVFRADTIGGVTLRGLRPGEHYRISLEASALAPPLFWIHPLQVGAAFTRQGEVDRSLGLLRDGEEARLFGVELLELMVIGDAPADTPYTLSIRLVPASEAHPE, encoded by the coding sequence GTGAACGAGCAGGACCCCTCCCGCCTGGGCCCCTATCGCCTGCTGCGCCCCCTGGGCGCGGGAGGCATGGGCGAGGTGCACCTCGCCGAGCGCATCGGGGCGGCCGGCGTCGCCAAGAAGGTGGTGGTCAAGCGCATCAAGGGGCTGCGCGCCTCCGACGCGCTGGCCCGGGAGCGCTTCGTGAACGAGGCGCGCATCGCCATGCGTCTCGATCACCCCAACGTCGTGCAGGTCTTCGACTTCGGCCAGGAGGAGGCCGAGAACGGAGAGCTCTACCTGGTGATGGAGTGGATCGACGGCCCCTCCCTCTTCGAGCTCTGGCGCGCGGCCCGGCAGCAGGGCGAGCGCATCCCCTTCGGGATCTCGGTCTTCGTCGTGCGGGGGCTCCTCGCGGGCCTCCACTTCGCCCACGAGCAGCTCGACGAGGCGGGGCGCCGCCTGGGCATCGTCCACCGCGACGTCTCCCCGCAGAACGTCCTCCTCGATCGCAGCGGCCAGGTGAAGCTGACCGACTTCGGCATCGCCCGGGCCCGCGACGTCGTCTCCCGCACCCGCCCGGGGATGGTGCGCGGCAAGCTGGTCTACTTCTCGCCCGAGCAGCTCTCCCACGGCGCCGTCGATCGTCGCACCGACGTCTTCGCCGCCGGCGCGGTGCTCTACCAGCTGCTGACCGGCTCCCTCCCGGTGAAGGGCGAGCCGGAGACGGTGCGCCGCCTGATCCTCGAGGGCGGGTGGGCGCCCGCCTCGATGGTCGAGCCCGAGCTGCCCGCCGAGCTCCAGGCGATCCTCGAGCGGGCGATGGCCCGCGATCCCGCCGAGCGCTTCCCCACCGCCGAGGCCTTCGGCGCCGCCCTCGAGGGCTGGCTCGGCGACGCCGGGCTCCCCGTCAGCGAGGAGGATCTGGCCGACTACCTCTGCTGGATCGATCGCGAGAGCGCACCGGAGGGCCTCGCCCGCCTCCCCGAGGGCTACGCCGAGGCCATGGCTCACTGGTCGCGGGAGGTGCCCGGGCAACGAGAGGATCCCGACCTGGGCACCGCCGCCCTGCCCCTGCCCGGGCAGCGCGGCGCCACGGGGAGCCGGCCGGCTGCGGCCCCCGCCCGGCCCTGGCGGCCGATCCTCGCCGGGCTCGCCCTCCTCCTCGGGCTGGCCGGGCTCGCCGGCTGGTGGGCCGGCCCGGCGAGGGAGCCCCCGGGGGAGGCGCTCCCGGAGGCGCCGCGAGGTCCGCCGGCCCCCGAGCCGCTGCCCCACGGCCCCTCCCCCCGGCCGGCGCCGCCGCCCGCCACGCCACCCCCGGCGGGCCCGCGCCTGAGCGACGAGGAGGGCCGCCCGATCCTGCGCCAGCCCGGGACGGACAGCCTCCTGCCCGAGGGAGGGGAGCGGATCCTCCTGCACTCCGCCCTCTCGATCGATCCGGCCACCCTCCCCTGGGTCTGGCTCCCCCTCCCGGGGGGCTCGCCGACCCGGCTGAGCGTGGAGGGAGAGGTCTCCCTCGGCGGGGTGGTCCCCCGTCGCCTGCACACGGTGCTGGTGCGCGTCGAGCGAGGCAGAACCGGCCAGCTCCTCCTGCTGCGGCCGGGAGCCCCCCTCGAGCTGAAGGGCCCGGGGCGGGTCGGCCTCGCCATCTGCGATCCCATGGGCATCGACGACAACACGGGCACCCTGGTCGTGGAGGCGCGGCGGGGCAAGCAGAAGCGCCGGTACAACGTGGATCCCCGCCGGAACGTCTTCCGGGCGGACACCATCGGCGGGGTCACCCTCCGCGGCCTGCGCCCGGGAGAGCACTATCGGATCTCGCTGGAGGCCTCGGCCCTGGCGCCCCCCCTCTTCTGGATCCACCCCCTCCAGGTCGGCGCGGCCTTCACCCGCCAGGGCGAGGTCGATCGCTCGCTCGGGCTCCTGCGCGACGGCGAGGAGGCCCGGCTCTTCGGGGTCGAGCTCCTCGAGCTGATGGTCATCGGCGACGCGCCCGCCGACACGCCCTACACCCTCTCGATCCGGCTCGTCCCTGCGAGCGAGGCCCATCCGGAGTAG
- a CDS encoding serine/threonine protein kinase — MRTAPGEGSRLGGYHLETHLARGGMADIYVARSPHGHQVALKCIRPTFAQDQTFVDLFLREAQLSMVLEHGNIARVFDFGEEDGHYFMVMEYVRGPALFDLLQALKVRRRPFPIEVAAHVLAETAAGLAHAHGRVDEAGRLLPVVHRDISPQNVLVALDGTVKVVDFGIAKARDSQNLTRPGVARGKYLYFSPEQVKQQPLDGKSDVYACGVVLYELLAGRRPFEGELIEVLGKIVRGDFPPLAELKPELPRALVELVGASLAQEPGARPSAAAMEATLRGWLRGEAHALSPAQATRALVEECWDEDEERTISGEPTHGDAEPPAATGRAGASRLALALGAVVALGLGAALLLGRSEAPPPATRIESNPTGARISFPDLGLEGTAPFETSRLEPGHPYRVEATLEGHEPGRRIVVGGDRLRFVLAPRPKAPVLLPPEPTTDEADPVEGEQIYARVQPSIAHALGNAAGLGNDAPVGTGRAGPWPLRELTLSREKLVENAAHLPLDPRRPHTIRAQGRVEVLSGFQPIHQALYYADGRGAVPDRFGLIDSRKGPLRLGKGHEALHAILLDAATARSDSPTMRDLVDAWPTGSLVVRTRSGSVSLRFETQRLQLRRMGLKLLPLNGYRLIEIEVQLHPEEAPGVASPVFPEQVFFAGFRSLTTLGGSSPEASAPVFTVVGDGKSFTLDHVNELWVFVIAEDPEQVVGSLSLQIRDLGPGRELDEIAAEERAK; from the coding sequence ATGCGCACTGCTCCCGGAGAAGGAAGCCGCCTGGGCGGCTATCACCTCGAGACCCACCTGGCTCGCGGCGGCATGGCGGACATCTACGTGGCCCGCTCGCCTCACGGGCACCAGGTGGCCCTCAAGTGCATCCGGCCCACCTTCGCCCAGGACCAGACCTTCGTGGATCTCTTCCTGCGCGAGGCGCAGCTCTCGATGGTCCTCGAGCACGGGAACATCGCCCGGGTCTTCGACTTCGGCGAGGAGGACGGCCACTACTTCATGGTGATGGAGTACGTGCGGGGGCCGGCCCTCTTCGATCTGCTGCAGGCCCTGAAGGTCCGGCGCCGCCCCTTCCCGATCGAGGTCGCCGCTCACGTCCTGGCCGAGACCGCGGCGGGCCTCGCTCACGCCCACGGACGGGTGGACGAGGCGGGGCGCCTCTTGCCGGTCGTGCACCGCGACATCAGCCCCCAGAACGTGCTGGTCGCCCTCGACGGAACGGTGAAGGTCGTGGACTTCGGCATCGCGAAGGCCCGCGACTCCCAGAACCTCACCCGCCCCGGCGTCGCCCGGGGCAAGTACCTCTACTTCTCGCCGGAGCAGGTGAAGCAGCAGCCCCTCGACGGCAAGAGCGACGTCTACGCCTGCGGGGTGGTCCTCTACGAGCTGCTCGCCGGTCGCCGCCCCTTCGAGGGCGAGCTCATCGAGGTGCTCGGCAAGATCGTCCGCGGCGACTTCCCCCCGCTCGCGGAGCTGAAGCCCGAGCTGCCCCGCGCGCTGGTCGAGCTGGTGGGGGCCTCCCTCGCCCAGGAGCCCGGGGCGCGCCCGAGCGCCGCCGCCATGGAGGCCACCCTGCGAGGCTGGCTGCGCGGGGAGGCCCACGCCCTCTCGCCGGCCCAGGCCACCCGGGCCCTGGTGGAGGAATGCTGGGACGAGGACGAGGAGCGGACGATCTCGGGCGAGCCCACCCACGGCGACGCGGAGCCCCCGGCGGCGACCGGCCGGGCCGGCGCCTCGCGGCTCGCGCTCGCCCTGGGCGCGGTGGTGGCGCTGGGGCTCGGCGCGGCCCTCCTCCTGGGCCGGAGCGAGGCGCCGCCGCCGGCCACCCGGATCGAGTCGAACCCCACCGGCGCCCGGATCTCCTTCCCGGACCTCGGCCTCGAGGGCACCGCCCCCTTCGAGACCAGCCGCCTCGAGCCGGGTCACCCCTACCGGGTCGAGGCCACGCTCGAGGGCCACGAGCCCGGCCGGCGGATCGTGGTGGGCGGCGACCGCCTGCGCTTCGTCCTCGCCCCCCGCCCGAAGGCCCCCGTGCTCCTGCCTCCGGAGCCCACCACCGACGAGGCGGATCCGGTCGAGGGGGAGCAGATCTACGCCCGCGTGCAGCCCAGCATCGCCCACGCCCTCGGCAACGCCGCGGGGCTGGGCAACGACGCGCCGGTGGGCACCGGCCGGGCCGGTCCCTGGCCCCTGCGCGAGCTCACCCTCTCGCGGGAGAAGCTCGTCGAGAACGCCGCCCACCTGCCCCTCGATCCCCGCCGTCCCCACACGATCCGCGCCCAGGGCCGGGTCGAGGTCCTCTCCGGCTTCCAGCCGATCCACCAGGCCCTCTACTACGCCGACGGCAGGGGAGCGGTGCCGGATCGCTTCGGCCTGATCGACTCCCGGAAGGGGCCGCTGCGCCTGGGCAAGGGCCACGAGGCCCTCCACGCGATCCTCCTCGACGCGGCCACCGCTCGCTCGGACTCGCCGACCATGCGCGACCTGGTCGACGCCTGGCCCACCGGCTCCCTGGTGGTGCGCACCCGCAGCGGCAGCGTCAGCCTGCGCTTCGAGACCCAGCGGCTGCAGCTGCGCCGGATGGGGCTGAAGCTCCTGCCCCTCAACGGCTACCGGCTGATCGAGATCGAGGTGCAGCTCCACCCCGAGGAGGCGCCGGGCGTGGCCTCGCCGGTCTTCCCCGAGCAGGTCTTCTTCGCCGGCTTCCGCTCCCTGACCACCCTGGGGGGCAGCTCCCCCGAGGCCTCGGCGCCGGTCTTCACCGTGGTGGGGGACGGCAAGAGCTTCACCCTCGACCACGTGAACGAGCTCTGGGTCTTCGTGATCGCCGAGGATCCCGAGCAGGTGGTGGGCTCCCTGAGCCTCCAGATCCGCGACCTCGGACCGGGCCGGGAGCTCGACGAGATCGCCGCCGAGGAGCGGGCGAAGTGA
- the rph gene encoding ribonuclease PH → MIVERNGRGSADLREVVITPNYTRHAEGSCLISCGHTKVICTASYGDRVPPFRAGSGAGWVTAEYGMLPRATHTRSDREAAKGKQKGRTQEIQRLIGRSLRQAVNLEAFGERSLTLDCDVIQADGGTRTASITGAYVATAIALSRLIADGTIPEAALCEPVAAVSVGLIGDEPRLDLDYAEDANAEVDMNVVGTASGQLIEVQGTAEGRTFSRAQLDSLLDLALAGIASLAQKQRAAIEQALAGDRA, encoded by the coding sequence ATGATCGTCGAGCGAAACGGTAGAGGCTCCGCCGACCTCCGAGAGGTCGTCATCACCCCGAACTACACCCGCCACGCGGAGGGGTCGTGCCTGATCTCCTGCGGGCACACCAAGGTCATCTGCACCGCCTCCTACGGTGATCGGGTGCCGCCCTTCCGGGCCGGCTCCGGCGCCGGCTGGGTGACCGCCGAGTACGGGATGCTGCCCCGCGCCACCCACACCCGCTCCGATCGCGAGGCCGCGAAGGGGAAGCAGAAGGGGCGCACCCAGGAGATCCAGCGCCTCATCGGCCGCAGCCTGCGGCAGGCGGTGAACCTCGAGGCCTTCGGCGAGCGCTCGCTGACCCTCGACTGCGACGTCATCCAGGCCGACGGCGGCACCCGCACCGCCTCGATCACCGGGGCCTACGTGGCCACCGCCATCGCGCTTTCGCGCCTCATCGCCGACGGGACGATCCCGGAGGCCGCCCTCTGCGAGCCGGTGGCCGCGGTGAGCGTCGGCCTGATCGGCGACGAGCCCCGCCTCGACCTCGACTACGCCGAGGACGCCAACGCCGAGGTGGACATGAACGTCGTGGGCACCGCCAGCGGCCAGCTCATCGAGGTGCAGGGCACCGCCGAGGGCCGGACCTTCAGCCGCGCCCAGCTCGACTCCCTCCTCGATCTGGCCCTCGCGGGGATCGCCTCGCTGGCCCAGAAGCAGCGGGCGGCCATCGAGCAGGCCCTCGCCGGAGACCGCGCGTGA
- a CDS encoding N-acetylmuramoyl-L-alanine amidase, whose translation MKPLARAAGLVGATLLLLSSAPVAAEEVAVVTLPAPGEGGSTTIPEAEPKRRLLVALDAGHGGAKFGAVRGDLIEKDIAASVVQALKIRLLASGYQVIETRPGDEDVELRDRVQKANDAEADLFISIHCNSMPYGPEGRKVRGAETFFLSADSTDEAARRLAEYENGEPLSQDEMASANPLDAILYDLQVSAAHQDSSRLAHIVQEALVEATGFPDRGVRQAPFAVLNGAKMPAVLVELGFLSHPKEGKELGDAGLQSRSATGILGAILKFAKILEQRDE comes from the coding sequence GTGAAGCCCCTCGCCCGAGCCGCCGGCCTCGTCGGCGCAACGCTGCTCTTGCTCTCGTCCGCCCCGGTGGCGGCCGAGGAGGTCGCGGTGGTGACCCTGCCGGCGCCGGGCGAGGGTGGCTCCACGACGATTCCGGAGGCGGAGCCGAAGCGCAGGCTGCTGGTCGCCCTCGACGCCGGCCACGGCGGCGCGAAGTTCGGCGCGGTCCGCGGCGACCTCATCGAGAAGGACATCGCCGCCAGCGTGGTGCAGGCGCTCAAGATCCGGCTGCTCGCCAGCGGCTATCAGGTGATCGAGACCCGGCCCGGGGACGAGGACGTCGAGCTGCGCGACCGCGTGCAGAAGGCGAACGACGCCGAGGCCGACCTCTTCATCTCGATCCACTGCAACTCGATGCCCTACGGTCCCGAGGGCCGGAAGGTGCGAGGCGCGGAGACCTTCTTCCTCTCCGCCGACTCCACCGACGAGGCGGCCCGCCGCCTGGCCGAGTACGAGAACGGCGAGCCCCTCTCGCAGGACGAGATGGCCTCGGCCAACCCCCTCGACGCGATCCTCTACGATCTGCAGGTGAGCGCCGCGCACCAGGACTCCTCCCGCCTCGCTCACATCGTGCAGGAGGCCCTGGTCGAGGCCACCGGCTTCCCCGATCGTGGGGTGCGGCAAGCGCCCTTCGCGGTGCTCAACGGGGCGAAGATGCCGGCCGTGCTGGTCGAGCTGGGCTTCCTCTCTCACCCGAAGGAGGGGAAGGAGCTGGGCGACGCCGGCCTGCAGAGCCGCTCCGCGACGGGCATCCTCGGCGCCATCCTGAAGTTCGCGAAGATCCTCGAGCAGCGGGACGAGTAG
- a CDS encoding serine/threonine-protein kinase, translating into MSAGRLGGYELLRPLAEGGMAEVFVARSPVGRRVALKRVRSDLASDPKFAELFLREARIAIGLEHPNIAHVLDVGEAEGSYFLVMELVEGISLLALDRAAAARDQRLPVPVVAWIFERVARALHHAHERRDASGEPLGIVHRDVSPQNILLAEDGGVKLIDFGVARATNSATLTRPGVTRGKYLYFSPEQIRMRPLDGRSDLFGLGAVLYEALVGVRAFDGELVDVLGAISRGELVEPCVRDPGLPAPLGEICLQALRVKREARWQTGEALATALEHWLHREAPTVSDAVVRDYLAHVASAELSEAVGHEVAPRPFPPELAAWARPLLAGSPALLSADLAAAALPTTAATPMTRLERTLRQALLPLLILAVAAGGFGLWWLVKPSTTTRFVGHRPEPGPALPEEPASPPPPEPRAPPPPPDPRPALPRLPERPADGSARQSEALDQGWILLRFELDDVLLDLSSLEPYLAEGPGEVKLEGRMMIGGEWMGTRKLVLVEETLKGRRRPRFVQAPGFEVDGSVQTLRFLLLNPSSYGSRRFVFPEGGFEAIRPAPGAPPIRLGPGQITDPWAHRLPYVRIDSNWHYEMIPRLGVPGSGEEAEREKATFLWVSTPVDLLQWGSRKKAGLTGDDLWGLIEEGETLRLDGIGAVWFALLDAPEGVHEGAGVAQFLVEVRQVGVSKIFQQRLLGPRGKKGRRR; encoded by the coding sequence GTGAGCGCCGGGCGACTGGGCGGCTACGAGCTCCTCCGGCCCCTCGCCGAGGGAGGCATGGCCGAGGTCTTCGTGGCCCGCAGCCCCGTCGGCCGGCGCGTGGCCCTCAAGCGCGTGCGCTCCGACCTCGCCTCGGATCCGAAGTTCGCAGAGCTCTTCCTGCGCGAGGCGCGGATCGCCATCGGCCTCGAGCACCCGAACATCGCCCACGTCCTCGACGTCGGCGAGGCCGAGGGCAGCTACTTCCTGGTGATGGAGCTGGTCGAGGGGATCTCCCTCCTCGCCCTCGATCGGGCCGCGGCGGCCCGGGACCAGCGCCTGCCGGTGCCGGTCGTCGCCTGGATCTTCGAGCGGGTCGCCCGGGCCCTCCACCACGCCCACGAGCGCCGCGACGCCTCCGGTGAGCCCCTGGGGATCGTCCACCGGGACGTGAGCCCCCAGAACATCCTCCTGGCCGAGGACGGCGGGGTGAAGCTCATCGACTTCGGCGTGGCGCGCGCCACCAACAGCGCGACCCTCACCCGGCCCGGCGTGACCCGCGGGAAGTACCTCTACTTCTCCCCCGAGCAGATCCGGATGCGGCCCCTCGACGGGCGCTCGGATCTCTTCGGCCTCGGCGCGGTCCTCTACGAGGCCCTCGTCGGCGTGCGCGCCTTCGACGGCGAGCTCGTCGACGTCCTGGGCGCCATCAGCCGGGGCGAGCTCGTCGAGCCCTGCGTGCGGGATCCGGGGCTGCCCGCTCCCCTCGGGGAGATCTGCCTGCAGGCGCTGCGGGTGAAGCGCGAGGCCCGCTGGCAGACCGGCGAGGCGCTGGCGACCGCGCTGGAGCACTGGCTGCACCGGGAGGCGCCGACGGTCAGCGACGCCGTGGTGCGTGACTACCTCGCCCACGTCGCCTCGGCCGAGCTCTCCGAGGCGGTCGGTCACGAGGTCGCCCCCCGGCCCTTCCCGCCCGAGCTCGCCGCCTGGGCCCGGCCGCTCCTCGCCGGCAGCCCGGCCCTGCTCTCGGCCGACCTGGCCGCGGCGGCCCTGCCCACCACCGCCGCGACGCCGATGACCCGCCTGGAGCGCACCCTGCGTCAGGCGCTGCTCCCGCTCCTGATCCTGGCGGTGGCCGCCGGCGGCTTCGGCCTCTGGTGGCTGGTCAAGCCCTCGACCACCACCCGCTTCGTCGGCCACCGGCCCGAGCCCGGGCCCGCGCTGCCCGAGGAGCCGGCCAGCCCCCCTCCCCCCGAGCCCCGGGCACCACCGCCGCCGCCCGACCCCCGGCCCGCGCTCCCCCGGCTGCCGGAGCGCCCGGCCGACGGCTCGGCGCGGCAGAGCGAGGCCCTCGACCAGGGGTGGATCCTCCTGCGCTTCGAGCTGGACGACGTCCTCCTCGATCTCTCCTCCCTCGAGCCCTACCTGGCCGAGGGGCCGGGCGAGGTGAAGCTCGAGGGCAGGATGATGATCGGCGGCGAGTGGATGGGGACCCGGAAGCTGGTCCTCGTGGAGGAGACCCTGAAGGGGCGGCGCCGGCCGCGCTTCGTCCAGGCGCCCGGCTTCGAGGTCGACGGGTCGGTCCAGACCCTCCGCTTCCTCCTCCTCAACCCCAGCTCCTACGGCAGCCGCCGCTTCGTCTTCCCCGAGGGAGGCTTCGAGGCGATCCGCCCCGCTCCCGGGGCGCCGCCGATCCGCCTGGGCCCGGGCCAGATCACGGACCCCTGGGCGCACCGCCTGCCTTACGTGCGCATCGACTCGAACTGGCACTACGAGATGATCCCGCGGCTGGGGGTGCCCGGCTCCGGCGAGGAGGCCGAGCGGGAGAAGGCCACCTTCCTCTGGGTCTCCACCCCCGTGGACCTGCTCCAGTGGGGGAGCCGCAAGAAGGCGGGCCTGACCGGGGACGATCTCTGGGGCCTGATCGAGGAGGGGGAGACCCTGAGGCTCGACGGCATCGGCGCCGTATGGTTCGCCCTGCTCGACGCCCCCGAGGGCGTCCACGAGGGCGCGGGTGTCGCGCAGTTCCTCGTCGAGGTGAGGCAGGTCGGCGTCTCGAAGATCTTCCAGCAGCGCCTCCTCGGGCCGCGCGGGAAGAAGGGGCGGCGGCGGTGA
- the selD gene encoding selenide, water dikinase SelD: MPSNERLTQYSHGAGUACKLRPKELAQVLRSLPPITDPRVLVGTDTRDDAGVYLLDPRTALVFTTDFFTPIVDDAFQFGAIAAANALSDVYAMGADPIMALNLLAFPRTLDLKIASRILAGGSSVAKEAGVPLMGGHSIDDREPKYGLAVVGKVHPKRLLTNAGARPGDRLILTKPLGSGILATAIKAGRASPKEIREVSRVMRTLNRGASEVVRRFPRGVRALTDVTGFGLLGHLLEMLEASGVGAELEHARIPILSAARRHAEGGEIPGGSKANLEAVAPKVRFGKLPELERILLADAQTSGGLLISASPRVADKLLLALEEAKTPVAAEIGRIVEGKPRVRVLG; the protein is encoded by the coding sequence ATGCCCTCCAACGAGAGACTCACGCAGTACAGCCACGGCGCTGGTTGAGCCTGCAAGCTCCGCCCGAAGGAGCTGGCGCAGGTGCTGCGCTCACTGCCGCCGATCACCGACCCGCGCGTCCTGGTGGGGACCGACACGCGGGATGACGCCGGGGTGTACCTGCTCGATCCTCGCACCGCGCTGGTCTTCACCACCGACTTCTTCACCCCGATCGTCGACGATGCCTTCCAGTTCGGCGCGATCGCCGCGGCCAACGCGCTCTCGGACGTCTACGCCATGGGCGCCGATCCGATCATGGCGCTCAACCTCCTGGCCTTCCCCCGCACCCTCGACCTGAAGATCGCCAGCCGCATCCTGGCGGGCGGCTCGTCGGTGGCGAAGGAGGCCGGGGTGCCGCTGATGGGCGGCCACTCCATCGACGACCGCGAGCCGAAGTACGGCCTGGCGGTGGTGGGGAAGGTGCACCCGAAGCGGCTGCTCACCAACGCCGGCGCGCGGCCGGGCGACCGCCTGATCCTCACCAAGCCCCTGGGCAGCGGCATCCTCGCCACCGCCATCAAGGCCGGGCGGGCGAGCCCCAAGGAGATCCGCGAGGTCAGCCGGGTGATGCGCACCCTCAACCGCGGCGCGAGCGAGGTCGTGCGGCGCTTCCCGCGTGGCGTGCGGGCGCTGACCGACGTCACCGGCTTCGGCCTCCTCGGCCACCTCCTGGAGATGCTCGAGGCCTCCGGCGTGGGCGCCGAGCTCGAGCACGCCAGGATCCCGATCCTCTCCGCCGCCCGAAGGCACGCCGAGGGCGGCGAGATCCCCGGAGGCTCGAAGGCCAACCTCGAGGCCGTCGCCCCGAAGGTGCGCTTCGGCAAGCTGCCCGAGCTCGAGCGGATCCTCCTGGCCGACGCCCAGACCTCCGGCGGCCTGCTCATCTCGGCCTCCCCCCGGGTGGCGGACAAGCTGCTCCTCGCCCTTGAAGAGGCGAAGACCCCGGTGGCCGCCGAGATCGGGCGGATCGTCGAGGGCAAGCCCCGGGTCCGGGTGCTGGGTTAA
- the rdgB gene encoding RdgB/HAM1 family non-canonical purine NTP pyrophosphatase has protein sequence MRLVVATRSAHKLEELSRMARERFGERLELQSLDDLDPEGKRLPEIVEDAPTFAGNAEKKARTISEVLGEWVLADDSGLCVDALDGAPGIYSARYAGEIGPERDEANNRKLLDELVDVADEDRGAAFVCALCLVAPDGRVWHLEERCLGRIDHGPKGSGGFGYDPLFVSHEPGQDRVRTHGELSAEEKDAISHRGKALRALLPLLETLL, from the coding sequence GTGAGGCTGGTCGTCGCGACCCGCAGCGCCCACAAGCTAGAGGAGCTCTCCCGGATGGCGCGGGAGCGCTTCGGGGAGCGGCTCGAGCTGCAGTCCCTCGACGACCTCGACCCCGAGGGCAAGCGCCTGCCCGAGATCGTCGAGGACGCGCCCACCTTCGCCGGCAACGCCGAGAAGAAGGCCCGCACCATCAGCGAGGTGCTCGGGGAGTGGGTGCTGGCCGACGACTCGGGCCTCTGCGTCGATGCCCTGGACGGAGCGCCGGGGATCTACTCGGCCCGCTACGCCGGGGAGATCGGCCCCGAGCGGGACGAGGCTAACAACCGCAAGCTCCTGGACGAACTGGTGGACGTCGCCGACGAGGATCGCGGCGCCGCCTTCGTCTGCGCGCTCTGCCTCGTCGCGCCCGACGGCCGCGTCTGGCACCTGGAGGAGCGTTGCCTGGGCAGGATCGATCACGGCCCGAAGGGGAGCGGCGGCTTTGGCTACGATCCTCTCTTCGTCTCCCACGAGCCGGGCCAGGATCGCGTCCGGACCCACGGTGAGCTCTCCGCGGAGGAGAAGGACGCCATCAGTCACCGGGGGAAGGCCCTGCGGGCCCTGCTGCCCCTGCTGGAGACCCTCCTCTAG